The Thermonema lapsum sequence ATGATGCCCACTTTGGGTATCTTACCAGTTTGCAGGTAATAGCCGAAACGGAGCATATTCAAGCCCATCGAATCGACTTCGGCATAGAGGCTTGTTGCTCCCTTTCCCTTTTCGCCGGCATTGAACACACCATCCCAGTCGAAGAGGAAAATACGGGTGCTGTCGAGCCGCTCCCGCAGTTCTTGCGGCGGAACGCAAAACTCTCCACCAATACTACGGAAGCGGTCGGTGATTAGGCTTGTCAACATGTTTATACAAAGATATTTAGTTGCAACAGGTCTTGCACATCCAGCATGCCGACGAGCTTACCTTGGTCGGTAACCACCAAGTTATCCACGGACTTTTGACGCAACAACTCCACGGCTTCATGCAAGAGTGCTCCGGCTTCTATGGTCAGCGGTTTGCGCCACTCAAACTCATTCATCCTTTTTTGCAGGATGTCTTTACCATTTTCACGCAAGCGGCGGCGCAGGTCACCATCGGTAAAGATGCCCACAATTTCTCCCTTGTCATTCACCACGGTTACAGCACCAAAGCCCGACTCCGTCATTTGAATGGTAGCATCGAGCACGCTTTGATCTAAACGCACAACTGGGTTATAGGGCTTTATTACATCTTTCACACACATGGTCATGAGCTTGGTATGCTCAAAGAACTGCTGCGTGCCCAGCGTAGTGAAGTTGTTTTCAGTGAGCATCTTCATCACCTTCCAAGGCACCGTACAGGTGTGTACGCCTATATTGATGGCGTTGCGCACATGCTCAGGATGACGCACCGAAGAGAACATAATCTTTGACGGATAGCCATAGTAGTTTACAGCTTTCACGCACTGCTCTACCAACGCCAGCGCATCATGCCCTTGGTCTTGCAGGCGCCCCACCAGAGGACACACATAGGTAGCCCCCGCAGCCATTGCCATATAAGCTTGCTGCAAGGTATATACCAAATGTACGTTCACTTTGTATCCTTGGTCGGTCAGGCGTTTGCATGCCTTCACCCCTTCCAAAGAAACTGGTATTTTGAAAACGGTTTTTTCCTTGTCTAAGCCCAAACCAATAAGACGCTCGGCTTCTTTCACGATTTCGTCGGCGGTCTCGCCCAATGCCTCTATTTGTAAGATGGGCACCATCTTCGACAGTTTGATGATGGTGGCGTCGATGTCGCGAATCCCTTCGCGGTGCATAAAGGTAGGCGTGGTGGTAAGACCAGTCAGGAAACCCAACTTGAAGGCTTCCTCAATTTCCTGCATATTGGCAGAATCAAGATACAATTCCATAGGCTTTTATTACTTTGTTTCTGTTTGTTCTGAAAAGACAGGTCTGTATTTTACTTCCAAGTTGTGAATTTCAATCAAGGGTTTCAAAAACTCTTCGAGGTCAAAAACGCACATTTGGCTTGCCGCATCACAGAGGGCTTCTGCGGGATTGGGGTGCGTTTCAATGAAAACGCCATCTACTCCGGCAGCCACTCCGGCGCGGGCAATGGTAGGTAAAAACTCACGGGCGCCTCCGCGCGGGTCAGCACTCGGGATGCCATACTTGCGGATGGAGTGGGTGATGTCAAACACTACGGGGTAGCCTGTTTGGTTGAGATGGTAGAAACTACGGGGGTCTACTATCAAGTCGTTGTAGCCGAAGGTATATCCGCGCTCGGTCAATATAATTTGGTCATTGCCGGCATCTACCGCTTTTTGCACCGGCTTTATCATATTTTCGGGTGCAAGGAACTGCCCGTGCTTGATGTTGATGACTTTGCCCGTCTTAGCAACGGTTACCATCAAGTCGGTTTGCATGCACAGATATGCCGGTATTTGAATGACATCCAACACTTCGGCTGCAGCCGCCACTTGCGAAGGGTAGTGCACATCGGAGAGCACCGGAAACCCAAAAGTATCTTTTATCTTCTGCAGGATGCGCAAGCCCTCTTCTAAACCGGGACCGGTATAATACTTCAGAGAACTGCGGTTGTCTTTTTGAAAAGAAGACTTATAGATGACCGGAATACCGAGCCGCTCGGAAATCTCTTTCAGCTTCTGGGCAGTCTGCATCATGATACTCTCATCCTCAATCACACAAGGACCTGAGATAAGGAACAATTGCTCGCTGCCACAAGCAATATCACCTACTTGAACAATTCGTTTTTTCATTGTTTACAGAGCAGTTAAATTCGGTGCAATTTAGAAATTTTTCATCAATCAGACACTTCCTGTACTTGTTCTACCTTTTTTTTACTGATAGAATACGGAATTCGATACGGCGGTTTTGTGCTCGGTTCTCATCAGAGGTATTGGGCACTGCCGGTTGAGTTTCTCCATAGCCTTTATAGCGCAAGCGCTGCGGCTCTATGCCTTCGGCTACCAGATAGTCGTACACTGCCTTTGCCCGCTGCAACGACAGTTGCATGTTGCTCTTTTCGTCGCCTATGTCGTCGGTATGCCCGGCAATTTCTCCTATCACCTCAGGATTTTGCTGCATAAACTCCACCACTTTACGCAATTCAGCTTTCGACTCTTCGCGCAGGGTATATTTCCCATAGTCAAAAAAGACATTCGACATCACGAATTTGGCACCTTCCGTAATAGGTTCTAACATAATATCCAGCGTTAAGGGGCGCAGGGTATCGTTGATTTCCTTGAGCCGGAAGGGTATGCTTTTCATCAAATAGCCCGGCTTGTTTGCTTCCAACGCATAATCGGCGCCCTCGCTGAGCACAATGAGGTACTCGCCTGTGAGGGTATCGGACCACACTTTCGCCACCAAACTGTCTTCCTGCACATTATACAGCTCAATTTTTACCTTCAGAGGCTGCAAGGTTTGTGCATCGCGCACCACGCCTTTTACATAAGCCGTTTGCTCTTGGGGAACAAGCTGCGGGGGCATATCGAAATACATAAGTACGGCTGAGAGCTGCTGGCGTCCTTCCCATTTTTCCTGTGCATAGTAGCCCTTCTTGCCGTCGGCAGTTACAAATAGCGACACCTGCGACTGATGGTCATTGAGCGGGTAGCCCAAGTTGACCGGTTCACTCCATCGCCCACGGTACCAGTCGCTATAATAGAGGTCGAAGTCGCCCATACCGATATGCCCGTTAGAAGCAAAAAACAGACGTTTGCCGTTGGCATACAGGAAAGGCGACACCTCGTCGGCATAAGTATTTATGGGTGCCCCCAAATTCACTGCCGGCAACCAACGACCGTCTTCATCGCGGGTAGTCATATAAATATCGCGCTCGCCCATACCACCGGGGCGGTCTGACACAAAGAAGAGCGTACGCCCATCGGGCGATAAGGTAGGCTGCGACTCCCACGAAGAACTGTTGACATTGGCACCCAAGTTGACAGGGGTAGTCCATTCATTGCCATAACGGTAGGAAACAAAAAGGTCGCAGCTGCCATAGCCTCGCCGCGACTGACAGGAAGTAAAAACTAAGACGGTGCCATCGGCAGAGATGGCACAGGTGCCTTCGCTTGCCGCCGTATTGATAACCGGCGACAAAAGCTGTGGCTCGCCCCAAGTGCCATCTTCTTGGCGGTAGCTTATGAATATGTCTTCGTCGCGTCCTTTCTCTTTTCTGCGTGCTGTGAAGATGAGCATTTCCTCATCGGCAGTAAGCACGGGGAAATATTGTAGATAATCTTCGCGATTGACCTTACCGGGCAGTGGCTTGGGCGCAAAGGGCAATGGTTTCTGCATGGCTTCCATAGCAAACTCTGCCGAAGCCACCACTCGCTCTGCATCCTTAGTAAAGTTGTTACGTTCGGGGTGAAAGCTCAAAAAACGCAAAGCATACTCTTTGGCTTCGGCGTAGCGCCCTTGCTTCAAATATTCGATAGCCAGAGTATAGTAAGCGCCCACCACCTTGAGGCTTTTGGGGGCTGCTTTCACGGCTGCCTCATAGTGTTCCAGCGCTTTGGACAAATAACCAAACAGTTGGAAGTTATGAGCCAGAGACATATGAGCCTCCACAAAAGCGGAGTCTTTTTTCACGGCTTGCAGCAGCAAGTTCATGCCCGTTTCGTAGTCGCGCTGACGAAAGCTCGCACTTGCCTGCTCATAGAGTCTTATGGCTTTCTTGTTCTTAGTTGAGTATTGTTGGGCATAGCCCAAGAAGGGGACAGTCAACAACAGCAAGCTTACAATCAAAATCAATCGACGCATAGACTTTCTTTATGGGATGTTCATGTATTTATGAGTCTGTAACGAAATACGCCAACGGGGGTTGGCTTTTACATACTCTATGATAGAAGGAAGAAGGCGTTGGGCACGGCTCCACTCGGGCTGTAGAAACAAAAGACAGTTGTCCGGCACTTTCAAGGCATATTCTTCTGCCCAAGCAAAATCGCTCTTATGATACACCACTACTTTCAGTTCATCTGCCTGCTGGCAAACACTTTCGTGGGGGCGTTTAAACTTTTTCGGGGAGAGGCAAATCCAATCCCATATACCGGAAAGTGGATAGGCGCCCGATGTTTCGAGGTGCAGGCGGAAGCCTGCTTCTCTCCAATAGTTGCACCATTCATCCAAAGCATACATCAAAGGCTCGCCGCCGGTGGTTACCAGCAAGCGCGCCGGATGGCGCCGGGCTTCTTCGATGAGCGCTGTCACGGGTAAGTGGGGATAGCCCTCAGTATGCCACGACTCCTTGACATCACACCAGACACAGCCCACATCACAGCCGGCAAGACGTACAAAATAGGCAGCATGCCCTTGATAAGCGCCTTCGCCCTGCAGCGTATAGAAATGCTCCATCACTGGCAACAGTGGCACCTCCGCCTGTTTCCAATGATGTTTTTGGTTTTCTTGCCTATCTATCATAGGTCCGTCCTCAAAGGTCCAAGCTCGCAAAGATACGCAGGTTTACCTCTAATACTTTTAAAACGACACTTTTTCTTTAATACTCAGCAGGTAGAGCTGTTGCCCTTCGGCTTCAAAAGCGGCTCTTGCTTGCTGCTTGTCAATACGAATGGGCTCGAAGGTATCGTAATGCATGCCTATGGAGTATTTGGCTTTCAGCCAGCGAGCAGCAATGGCAGCGTCGGCAGCATCCATGGTGTAGTGCCCACCTATGGGCAGGAAAGCTACATCTATATCATAACGTTCTCCGAAATACTGCATATCGAAAAACAGCCCAGTATCACCGGCAAAGTAAAGGGTGCCTTCCGGCGTTTGCAGTATGAAGCCTGCTGCTACACCACCATAGGAGCCATCGGGCATGCTGCTACTGTGGGCTGCAGGCACTAAGGTAAGTTTACCGAAGTCGAACTGTGCACTGCCTCCTATATTCATGGAAGTTACCCGCTTCACACCTTTTTGAGCAAACCAGCGGCTCACTTCAAAAACACCTACCAGCTCTGCCTCGCAATACTGATACACGCTCATCACCTCTGCCACGTGGTCTTGATGCCCATGCGATACCAACATGTAATCGCAACGCAAATCTTGCATGCTCACTTTGTCGGCAGCCAGCGGGTTGCCCCACACAAAAGGGTCAAAAAGGATTTTGCAGTTGTTTACTTCTACCAAAACACAAGAGTGCCCTAAATATTGTATAGTCATGGCTTTTTAAAAAAGTTTAATGACAATTCTTTCTGCAATTGTTTGGCTTGCAGAGCCACCTGCTCTGCTTCTTCACCAAGATAATAGAATTCCTGATAATAGAGAATGTCAAGCAAAGTATTAGGACTTTCTTCCACGTGTATGTACATGGCTTTTTCTAGGAAACTATTGAGCTGAAAATAACGCACAGCAGCAATATGATAGAGTTTTTTCAAGGGGTCGTAGGCAACTACCCAAAAATTTTCATCTTTATCAACCCCCAGATAGAAGAAAGCAAAATCGCGCACAAAGTTAAGCGACTGAAACAAAACAGATTCACCGCTCAACGGTATTTGCAGGTAGCCTAAATAAGCCAATGGGTAAGAGAAAGCGTCGTAGAATACGGCATGACGCTCCAACTGCTCACGCAACAGGTGGTGCTTTGAACGAATTGCTGCTGCCAGTGTGTGCTCTCGCATCGAAGGGTCAAAGGGCACCCAATGGCGATTCCAGTCGTAAACTTCGGCTTGCCCTAAACGCAGCTTGTAATCAAACAACGGATGGGCATCCAAAATATAGCCCGGATAATAGTATTGTATTTGATGTTGCCGTGCCCACTCTATTTCCAACAGCATAGTATATATTCCCAAGCTGTAGCGGCTATATGCCGGGTCGAAGAACCCTAAGATGCTTGCTATGGCACGCATGCCTACATCGAAGTAACTGACCGCCACAACGCGCCGTCCATCATAGACGGTTACCTCCATGGTGTTGAAAGGACTGTACTCATGGAAACTACCTGCCATAAAAGCATCTAAAGTAGGCACCACCATGCCCTTGAAGCGCTTGATGTGCTCTTTATACATGCAGCGACGGCGCTTAGTAATACGCGCTGGGCGCACTTCGTGCCGAAAAAGGCGATGATTACGCCGCATCAGCTTGCGTAGCCGTTTGGGGTATTCATAGTCGCGCAGGTTGTAACGTATGTTGATGGTTTCGAGCAGCTCGCCTTCTACACACAGCACATTAGAGCGTAGCATCATGCGGCTACTACGGAACCATCCCTCCTCCAAGTAGTTGTCCAACCACAGACTATCGGCAAACTCGGGAACTTCTATGTCGAAAAATATATTTTGAATCATATTTCATTTTCAATGAATTGCACACTGTTTTAATTACAAACGACAAGACAAAGTTAAAAATTTCATACCCATTGCTTGCACAGAAAATAAGCTTGTACTAAATTTGCATCAGCAAATGGGGAATTAGCTCAGCTGGCTAGAGCGCTACGCTGGCAGCGTAGAGGTCACCGGTTCGAGTCCGGTATTCTCCACCAAGGGCACCTAAAAAGGTGCCTTTTATTTTTTATTATCCTTGTAATGCCTGCCCTGCTTGAGCCCCCTTTCAGTCTTGGGAGCAAGGCTGTTCCAGCTGCATAATGCTTTTTTCTTTCGCGGGCTGCTCTATTTCTTTCGGTAGGGCTTGTCGAGCGCTGTGCTTGCCGTGATGGCTTTGCGCAGGCAGGTACAAAAAGCATTTTCACTGGCATTTGAATGAAGCTTCGATGCGCACACTGTCCCATGCAGTTGCTTGAAACGCCCCCTGTGCCAAAGTGCCCTTATGTTTTCCCTTATGTCTTTTAGCTACCCCATCGCTGTAGCATCGCTTGCAGGAATGCCCAACGCGCTTGCCAGCCGACGGGCGCTTGTGGGTTTGTCTTGAGTTCTATTGCCAAGCAAAGCATCTGCCACTGCAATAGCTTGGGCAACACCTCGCCAGCCTCTTCGCTGCTGCGGAGCTGCTGTTCAAGTGTTGCCTTCATTTCCAGCAGGCTGTCGAGTGGTGGCAAAGAGGTGCGCCATGCCTCAGCATCTTGTTGCATGCGCAAAGCAGTGGCTTGCCGTAGATTTTCTTCTTCTTTTTCTTCACAGACTTGAAACTCTTCACCTAAGGTTTGCGCTAAAAGCTGCTCTACTTCATGCCCATGCCATTGCGCCTGACGTATGAAGTCTGTAATGCGCTTATCGACACGTATGCAAGTCGGGGGTATGTCGCTTTTGAGACGCAAGCCCTCAAGCGAACGACAACGGCTCAGCGCCACATATACCTGCCCATGAGCAAAAGCACGGTGCAGCTCGGCATACACCTTTTCAAAGGTCATGCCTTGACTTTTGTGCACGGTGATAGCCCACGCCAAGCGCAGAGGATATTGCACGAAACGTCCTACTACTTCGGTCTCCACACTTACGGGCATGCCCTTAGTTCGTTGTGTTTTGTAACGTATATTTTCCCACTCTTCACGCTCTACAACGATTTCTTTGCTTTTTTCCGGCACTTCCACTAGTATTTCATCTTCATCGATGGCACGCACAATACCCACTTCACCATTGTAGTAATCTTTGCTCCAGTTGTTTTTGGTAAACATCACTTGCGCCCCTTCTTTAAGCGATAATTCCTTTTCAACCGGATACATAGAAGGCGGAAAATCCCCTTCTACAATAGCTTCAAAGGTATGCTGCTTGCCTTTCAGGCTGTGCAGGTTGTTGCGATTGATAGCGTCGGCTTGGCGGTTGTGGGTGCAAAGCATCACATAGCCGCTGTTCGGCTCTGGGTGGAAGTGCGGGTCTATACGCGAACGCAGCAGGGCTTTATCATCGGGCGTGAGTGCATTTTCACGCAGGCGGTTCAGCAAATCCAAAAAGCGCTGGTCTTCCTGCCTATAGACCTTCTGCAGTTCTATGCAAATGGGGCGGTAGTTTTCACGAAAAACACGCGCTTGGAAAAAGTAGAAATTGGGCTCATAATAAGACTCTAACAGTTTGCTTTCTTCTTCACGCACCACTGGTGGTAACTGATAGAGGTCGCCAATCCACAAAACAGGCAACCCTCCGAAAGGCATCAGGGGCATTGCGCGCGCGGCACGCAAAATGCGGTCCATCACATCGACCAAGTCGCAACGCAGCATAGACACTTCGTCGATAACGAGCAGTTCGAGGCTTCGCAACAACTGCACAAATTCTTCTTGCATGCGAAAGGTCTCTTCTACTTTGGAAAAAGAAAGGCGTGGGTCGTCGGGCAAAAAAAGCTCTTTGTAGTCTATTCTGAAAAACGAATGGATGGTTTGTCCACCTGCCCGCACGGCAGCAATGCCCGTAGGTGCCAGCACCACCATTTTTTTGGACAAGTGCTCACGCAGGTAATGCAAAAAAGTGGTTTTGCCAGTGCCTGCTTTGCCGGTCAAAAACAAGGACTGCGTGGTGTGTTTTAGTAGGTCGAAAGCCAAACGAAACTCCTTGTTCTTGTCAATAGCTGGTAATGGTACCGATGCCATAAGCTCTTAGGGTTTGCTTTGCGCCACACTGTCCACAATCAGATAGTCGTCGGAATCAAGGTGTACGGGAAACTTTTGCCGGAAGTCATCGAGTGCAGCCTTTGTGAGGGTTACACGAAGGATGCTTTCTTCTTCGCCGGCTTGTGCCAGCACTTGCCCCTTGAAATCATACACTGCCGAATGTCCGGGATAAAAAACTCCGTTGGGGTCTATGCCGCTGCGATTCACCCCTGCCACATAAGCGGCATTCTCTATGGCTCTTGCTGCCAGCAAGGTATTCCAAGCGCCAATGCGCGGTTGGGGCCAGTTGGCAACATATATGGCAAGGTCATACATAGCATTCCGATTGTAAGACCACACCGGGAAACGTAAATCATAGCAGATGAAAGGTGCAATGCGCCAGCCTTTCAGGTTGAATATAGGCAGGAAGCTGCCCGGCGTATATACCTCGTGCTCGCCTGCCATACGAAACAAGTGACGTTTGTCGTAATGCAGTACTTCCCCATCGGGCGTAGCCCACAACAAGCGGTTATAGTACCGTTTTTGTTCTTTGACGATGATGCTTCCGGCAATGACGGCACCAGTATGGGCAGCCATCAAGCGCATCCAGCGGCAGGTAT is a genomic window containing:
- a CDS encoding transaldolase family protein yields the protein MELYLDSANMQEIEEAFKLGFLTGLTTTPTFMHREGIRDIDATIIKLSKMVPILQIEALGETADEIVKEAERLIGLGLDKEKTVFKIPVSLEGVKACKRLTDQGYKVNVHLVYTLQQAYMAMAAGATYVCPLVGRLQDQGHDALALVEQCVKAVNYYGYPSKIMFSSVRHPEHVRNAINIGVHTCTVPWKVMKMLTENNFTTLGTQQFFEHTKLMTMCVKDVIKPYNPVVRLDQSVLDATIQMTESGFGAVTVVNDKGEIVGIFTDGDLRRRLRENGKDILQKRMNEFEWRKPLTIEAGALLHEAVELLRQKSVDNLVVTDQGKLVGMLDVQDLLQLNIFV
- the kdsA gene encoding 3-deoxy-8-phosphooctulonate synthase — translated: MKKRIVQVGDIACGSEQLFLISGPCVIEDESIMMQTAQKLKEISERLGIPVIYKSSFQKDNRSSLKYYTGPGLEEGLRILQKIKDTFGFPVLSDVHYPSQVAAAAEVLDVIQIPAYLCMQTDLMVTVAKTGKVINIKHGQFLAPENMIKPVQKAVDAGNDQIILTERGYTFGYNDLIVDPRSFYHLNQTGYPVVFDITHSIRKYGIPSADPRGGAREFLPTIARAGVAAGVDGVFIETHPNPAEALCDAASQMCVFDLEEFLKPLIEIHNLEVKYRPVFSEQTETK
- a CDS encoding OmpA family protein, whose protein sequence is MRRLILIVSLLLLTVPFLGYAQQYSTKNKKAIRLYEQASASFRQRDYETGMNLLLQAVKKDSAFVEAHMSLAHNFQLFGYLSKALEHYEAAVKAAPKSLKVVGAYYTLAIEYLKQGRYAEAKEYALRFLSFHPERNNFTKDAERVVASAEFAMEAMQKPLPFAPKPLPGKVNREDYLQYFPVLTADEEMLIFTARRKEKGRDEDIFISYRQEDGTWGEPQLLSPVINTAASEGTCAISADGTVLVFTSCQSRRGYGSCDLFVSYRYGNEWTTPVNLGANVNSSSWESQPTLSPDGRTLFFVSDRPGGMGERDIYMTTRDEDGRWLPAVNLGAPINTYADEVSPFLYANGKRLFFASNGHIGMGDFDLYYSDWYRGRWSEPVNLGYPLNDHQSQVSLFVTADGKKGYYAQEKWEGRQQLSAVLMYFDMPPQLVPQEQTAYVKGVVRDAQTLQPLKVKIELYNVQEDSLVAKVWSDTLTGEYLIVLSEGADYALEANKPGYLMKSIPFRLKEINDTLRPLTLDIMLEPITEGAKFVMSNVFFDYGKYTLREESKAELRKVVEFMQQNPEVIGEIAGHTDDIGDEKSNMQLSLQRAKAVYDYLVAEGIEPQRLRYKGYGETQPAVPNTSDENRAQNRRIEFRILSVKKR
- a CDS encoding 7-carboxy-7-deazaguanine synthase QueE, which encodes MRAWTFEDGPMIDRQENQKHHWKQAEVPLLPVMEHFYTLQGEGAYQGHAAYFVRLAGCDVGCVWCDVKESWHTEGYPHLPVTALIEEARRHPARLLVTTGGEPLMYALDEWCNYWREAGFRLHLETSGAYPLSGIWDWICLSPKKFKRPHESVCQQADELKVVVYHKSDFAWAEEYALKVPDNCLLFLQPEWSRAQRLLPSIIEYVKANPRWRISLQTHKYMNIP
- a CDS encoding metal-dependent hydrolase, yielding MTIQYLGHSCVLVEVNNCKILFDPFVWGNPLAADKVSMQDLRCDYMLVSHGHQDHVAEVMSVYQYCEAELVGVFEVSRWFAQKGVKRVTSMNIGGSAQFDFGKLTLVPAAHSSSMPDGSYGGVAAGFILQTPEGTLYFAGDTGLFFDMQYFGERYDIDVAFLPIGGHYTMDAADAAIAARWLKAKYSIGMHYDTFEPIRIDKQQARAAFEAEGQQLYLLSIKEKVSF
- a CDS encoding GNAT family N-acetyltransferase, producing MIQNIFFDIEVPEFADSLWLDNYLEEGWFRSSRMMLRSNVLCVEGELLETINIRYNLRDYEYPKRLRKLMRRNHRLFRHEVRPARITKRRRCMYKEHIKRFKGMVVPTLDAFMAGSFHEYSPFNTMEVTVYDGRRVVAVSYFDVGMRAIASILGFFDPAYSRYSLGIYTMLLEIEWARQHQIQYYYPGYILDAHPLFDYKLRLGQAEVYDWNRHWVPFDPSMREHTLAAAIRSKHHLLREQLERHAVFYDAFSYPLAYLGYLQIPLSGESVLFQSLNFVRDFAFFYLGVDKDENFWVVAYDPLKKLYHIAAVRYFQLNSFLEKAMYIHVEESPNTLLDILYYQEFYYLGEEAEQVALQAKQLQKELSLNFFKKP
- a CDS encoding ATP-dependent DNA helicase: MASVPLPAIDKNKEFRLAFDLLKHTTQSLFLTGKAGTGKTTFLHYLREHLSKKMVVLAPTGIAAVRAGGQTIHSFFRIDYKELFLPDDPRLSFSKVEETFRMQEEFVQLLRSLELLVIDEVSMLRCDLVDVMDRILRAARAMPLMPFGGLPVLWIGDLYQLPPVVREEESKLLESYYEPNFYFFQARVFRENYRPICIELQKVYRQEDQRFLDLLNRLRENALTPDDKALLRSRIDPHFHPEPNSGYVMLCTHNRQADAINRNNLHSLKGKQHTFEAIVEGDFPPSMYPVEKELSLKEGAQVMFTKNNWSKDYYNGEVGIVRAIDEDEILVEVPEKSKEIVVEREEWENIRYKTQRTKGMPVSVETEVVGRFVQYPLRLAWAITVHKSQGMTFEKVYAELHRAFAHGQVYVALSRCRSLEGLRLKSDIPPTCIRVDKRITDFIRQAQWHGHEVEQLLAQTLGEEFQVCEEKEEENLRQATALRMQQDAEAWRTSLPPLDSLLEMKATLEQQLRSSEEAGEVLPKLLQWQMLCLAIELKTNPQAPVGWQARWAFLQAMLQRWGS
- a CDS encoding amidohydrolase; the protein is MSDTLHLTLLQLNLHWHSPDANRAHIEEQLRQVEGADVVLLPEMFTTGFTMEAPTYAEPMNFHTCRWMRLMAAHTGAVIAGSIIVKEQKRYYNRLLWATPDGEVLHYDKRHLFRMAGEHEVYTPGSFLPIFNLKGWRIAPFICYDLRFPVWSYNRNAMYDLAIYVANWPQPRIGAWNTLLAARAIENAAYVAGVNRSGIDPNGVFYPGHSAVYDFKGQVLAQAGEEESILRVTLTKAALDDFRQKFPVHLDSDDYLIVDSVAQSKP